One segment of Plasmodium vivax chromosome 14, whole genome shotgun sequence DNA contains the following:
- a CDS encoding MAC/Perforin domain containing protein (encoded by transcript PVX_123515A), with protein MRTTVERVLAHLLLVYFSTHNVKCEISRYSLIHENDDDYNLEKFNSSDFLNEEKSYIADVNSVEKSKRLQNGNGVFASNPLYGCFNRYALRSGRYGKDVANQERSAKSHEKKETTKCAGNTCSSFMLIKAHRAGGHAVKKNEKNYNLCNLQREERSCEQIPSGKKKVGQAATIKRHNYNSNMMDLTRKTDKQHLLHGLPEDYPKEEKKNVHAEPSDLQSFSHFETDTVAPSNLKKNPKREEKQIRIHGNSRRDEPPQNELPHNEPPQNGADDMVVPPSYNDSIGYSGGNYFEKEKFIQIKFPIKISSEAEEQDEEMNNEKEIMKELERQESLHTRSDANFEKYTNKEGERDNAQKGGKNFVNSKLGEDNIMGIFKNPYSLGSDNFFIKNEMEDLKRINSERKDEQYKDFDLRDALMGETGSITNTQPLSGGTQMKENENNALTNSPNDGESHTAYDKGHNPDIDLSLKYLGLGYDIIMGNPEGDPTINIDPGFRGPVLQINIEEMRVNKDSNVNANGTTSPYGSGFRGGGLPYRESTLLGDYTLEEHKPKLTPWVIPEHSCSQSKNVEEIQNLEQYKMELLSDVKVSTPSIFPYSFSASAEYKNAIKKLKVQNNVIFMMKIYCLRYYTGIPTTTSWRFTDNFRNAMKKLPPNFDGLKEDSQCSYEYYMNKIHTPQCEENVNKWMMFFKLHGTHVAHEIYLGGKIIIKMNMEKDEYNKLKDNNISIKTFFNLYFHKMGLSAAYSKQTQKLVSKFRTSKDVSILGGNPGLNIENSTFFEKWVNSINKNSMPIRTKLLPFSFFMDDPNMIQAYKDALTFYGLTYGVQIFDHEKYSHVVLSIGEYLEKCTQKLYAGPPPGLLTCPLGSSLLMGFSLNLDFYKNKDLSNTNGIASCEQMKESCSGNGFGKKYSDIRIWALCSEKPLDFITQVVQQGESPKITASCPGNLVILFGFALMKGKGSSSANKVDIYPCRTGQTSCSAVLQNSKIKQSMIYIACVDKSTNGLENIQTFSKVKNMGHVNSDQHEDDTSLSFACPKNSSLVFGFSLEFHTNFSKARNNFTDCSKASNTCEIRGTQINTKLAFFKPDKYSLAIVAVCRARSEVPLRA; from the coding sequence ATGAGAACAACTGTAGAACGTGTTTTAGCTCATTTACTCCTCGTGTACTTTTCAACACACAATGTAAAGTGCGAAATAAGCAGATATTCGCTGATCCACGAAAATGATGACGATTacaatttagaaaaatttaactcctccgattttttaaatgaggAAAAGTCATACATTGCAGACGTGAACTCGGTggaaaaaagtaaaaggctgcaaaatggcaacgGCGTCTTTGCAAGCAATCCTCTATACGGTTGCTTCAACAGGTATGCACTGAGAAGTGGTCGATATGGTAAAGATGTCGCAAATCAGGAGCGATCTGCAAAAtcgcacgaaaaaaaagaaaccacGAAATGCGCTGGAAACACGTGTTCCAGTTTTATGCTCATAAAAGCGCACCGCGCAGGGGGACACGCcgtgaagaaaaatgaaaaaaattacaacttgTGTAACTTGCAAAGGGAAGAACGAAGCTGTGAACAAATTCccagtgggaaaaaaaaagtggggcAAGCTGCGACCATAAAAAGGCACAATTATAACTCAAACATGATGGACCTCACGAGGAAAACTGATAAGCAGCACCTGTTACATGGTTTGCCAGAAGATTATcccaaagaggaaaagaaaaatgttcacGCGGAACCGAGTGATCTCCAAAGCTTTAGCCATTTTGAGACGGACACCGTTGCTCCCTCCAACTTGAAGAAAAATCCAAAGCGGGAAGAAAAGCAAATCAGAATTCATGGCAACTCCAGGCGAGATGAACCACCCCAAAATGAACTACCCCATAATGAACCACCCCAAAATGGAGCAGACGACATGGTAGTGCCCCCCTCGTACAACGATAGCATCGGCTACTCTGGAGGAAACTacttcgaaaaggaaaaattcaTCCAGATAAAATTCCCAATAAAGATCAGCAGCGAAGCTGAGGAGCAAGATGAAGAGATGAACAACGAGAAGGAGATCATGAAGGAGCTGGAAAGGCAGGAATCGCTACACACCCGTTCAGATGcgaattttgaaaaatatacgaacaaggaaggggaaagagACAATGCTCAGAAAGgaggtaaaaattttgtaaattccAAACTGGGGGAAGATAACATAATgggtattttcaaaaatccGTACAGCCTTGGGAGTGATAATTTCTTCAtcaaaaacgaaatggaagaTCTGAAGCGGATAAATTCAGAGAGAAAGGATGAACAGTACAAAGATTTCGACCTAAGAGACGCTCTAATGGGTGAAACGGGAAGCATAACCAATACGCAACCACTTAGTGGCGGCACacaaatgaaagaaaatgaaaataatgcgCTAACGAATAGTCCTAACGATGGAGAGAGCCACACAGCATATGATAAAGGACACAACCCAGATATCGATTTGTCGCTAAAATACCTGGGGTTAGGTTACGACATCATTATGGGGAACCCAGAAGGAGATCCCACGATAAACATCGACCCAGGGTTCAGGGGACCCGTGCTGCAAATCAATATAGAAGAGATGCGCGTCAATAAAGATAGCAATGTTAACGCGAATGGTACTACTTCCCCCTATGGTAGCGGCTTCCGTGGAGGAGGCCTCCCATACAGGGAATCCACACTCTTGGGGGACTACACCTTAGAGGAGCACAAGCCCAAACTGACCCCGTGGGTAATCCCTGAACACTCGTGTAGCCAATccaaaaatgtagaagaaatacaaaatttagagcaatacaaaatggaattaCTATCCGATGTTAAGGTGAGCACCCCGTCCATTTTCCCATACTCCTTTTCCGCATCAGCAGAGTATAAAAAtgcgataaaaaaattaaaggtaCAAAATAATGTCATATTtatgatgaaaatttattgCCTACGTTATTATACTGGAATACCAACTACGACTAGCTGGAGATTCACAGACAATTTTAGAAACGCCATGAAGAAGCTACCTCCAAATTTTGACGGCCTCAAAGAAGATAGCCAATGTTCATACGAATACTACATGAACAAGATACATACTCCCCAGTGTGAAGAAAATGTGAACAAGTGGATGATGTTTTTCAAGCTTCATGGTACGCATGTAGCCCATGAAATATACTTGGGGGgtaaaataatcataaaaatgaatatggAAAAAGACGAATATAACAAATTGAAAGATAACAATATAAGCATAAAAACGTTCTTCAATTTGtactttcacaaaatggggttATCTGCAGCTTATAGCAAGCAGACACAAAAACTGGTGAGCAAATTTAGAACCTCAAAGGATGTATCCATTCTTGGAGGGAACCCAGGACTCAATATAGAAAATTCCACCTTCTTTGAAAAATGGGTTAATTCTATTAATAAGAATTCCATGCCTATAAGAACCAAGTTGCTACccttcagcttcttcatGGATGATCCTAACATGATACAAGCGTATAAAGACGCCTTAACTTTTTATGGCCTCACTTATGGGGTTCAAATATTTGACCATGAAAAATATAGCCATGTCGTATTATCCATAGGTGAATATCTTGAAAAATGCACCCAGAAATTGTATGCAGGTCCTCCTCCAGGATTATTAACATGCCCCCTGGGAAGTAGCCTCCTCATGGGCTTTTCCCTAAATTtagatttttataaaaataaagaccTAAGCAACACGAATGGGATAGCTAGCTGTGAACAGATGAAAGAATCCTGTAGTGGTAATggctttggaaaaaaatattcagaTATAAGAATATGGGCATTATGCTCTGAAAAGCCATTGGACTTTATAACACAAGTTGTCCAGCAAGGGGAGTCCCCCAAAATAACTGCATCGTGCCCCGGCAATTTAGTTATCCTCTTCGGGTTTGCCCTAATGAAAGGCAAAGGTTCATCCTCTGCGAATAAGGTGGACATATATCCATGCAGAACCGGCCAAACCAGCTGCTCCGCCGTGTTACAAAACagcaaaattaagcaaagCATGATATACATTGCTTGTGTGGATAAATCTACAAATGGGTTAGAAAATATTCAAACGTTTagtaaggtaaaaaatatggGTCATGTAAATTCAGATCAGCATGAGGATGATACGTCGCTTAGTTTTGCTTGTCCAAAAAATAGCTCCTTAGTTTTTGGTTTTTCCCTCGAATTTCACACGAACTTTTCAAAGGCGAGGAATAATTTTACGGACTGCTCTAAAGCATCTAACACCTGTGAGATAAGGGGTACTCAGATTAATACCAAGCTCGCCTTTTTTAAGCCAGACAAGTACTCCCTCGCGATAGTGGCGGTGTGTCGCGCCCGAAGCGAGGTGCCCCTTCGCGCGTGA
- a CDS encoding DNA-binding chaperone, putative (encoded by transcript PVX_123520A): MKEIFPKNACTQGEEEQFCLQDINAKNEEDYASQVSSLPYVSPHHGVCIRKKKVEPAGFMFYVKYEIALLKGKKKKAKEGKYIPIEEIFLYKDKIDYLNELKVKNEGEGEPHSEGDQGGDYNKERSTKNNKDKNYEDDYDDANNMDSSSKKKQEKANNKKSSNLVKKCINNNINVYEVLSVEEADDLETIKASYKKLILLFHPDKNKGTSFLNQKEKEKKRKKEREKGKDGDKNDDNAKGKGQHDSHETKKDFMYYMEKYNIEKLTPEEKKTMFLKIQDSYAVLSDKTLRKQYDSSIPFDEYIPTLTELEEAPNFYEFLRPVFKRNAKWSAKKPVPDIGDEHTDIKNVKYFYDFWYNFINWRDFSYQNEYNYEEAECREERRWMERENKKIQKKASKAENLRIIKLVDLAYNNDPRIIAENKRLKLEKQKKKELAILEKQKRIDATMNEVEKEGSPNLPSSDKKNKDNKAAVKIWRHHIKSLCLTKLAKHVDSDLVQERLSLMPFETLCEFINDIYVFLNFNLHKGNPPSVEKPGASNDAQVDKQPQGGKDSAHTAHGNSDSNAPVNTNSVYENVSTNLVGTNGIAEQDSNNAVRKDPLECAKADPSNHPADCTDYTTKKEDNNALNGHIDRISNHKDNFLVEKANHNQGMNSNASFESPPCEVNHLHQSKIETGGSDPRVEVHPSGNKREDELNENKLVNAEKVPNGVSSGEPKLPDSDGSKRSPSENMGMRNNTMSSTTCSTASSTTRKQVASQTVNQVAGQVTSQTQNSNDGGGNRTTGFIGHLKNVQLGDKEIELLILIFKKYINEFTRVMEKEQKRDSEEATITRSKTEKDARVAGGGTMNSSPSPVRQQVSENVKLMNEQGSGNHSENDKKKSEESSNMGGNNMCGSNMCGKWTAQEVSLLAKALKSYPGGTKNRWNLISNFIKTKSVKEVIKKTKEMFENETLKNLSRNFEETPFDNFKNQNKGVMKKIDDNLDKRDVKVTAAEKDGLTAKSADNLSNNVSTSLNGHAEVKRPWTHQEQHLLEQALMKHPASLPKKERLQLVASEIKTRTLEEVILRMKTLRAQILAKKAAK, encoded by the coding sequence atgaaagagaTATTCCCAAAAAATGCGTGCACACAGGGCGAAGAAGAACAGTTTTGCCTACAAGACATTAAcgcgaaaaatgaagaggactACGCTAGCCAAGTGAGCAGCCTACCGTACGTCTCCCCCCATCATGGTGTATGtataagaaagaaaaaggtcgAACCGGCGGGGTTTatgttttatgtaaaatacgAAATTGCTCTgttaaaagggaagaagaaaaaggcaaaggaagGTAAATACATCCCGATAGAGGAGATATTTCTCTATAAAGACAAAATAGATTACTTGAATGAACTTAAAGTGAAGAAtgagggggaaggggaaccCCACAGCGAGGGGGACCAGGGTGGCGATTACAACAAAGAGAGGTCCACGAAAAATAACAAGGATAAAAATTACGAAGATGATTATGATGATGCGAATAACATGGACAGTAGTAGTAAGAAGAAAcaggaaaaggcaaacaatAAGAAGAGCTCCAATTTagtgaaaaaatgcataaacaATAACATAAATGTGTATGAGGTTTTAAGTGTAGAGGAGGCAGATGATTTGGAGACCATTAAAGCGTCGTACAAAAAACTTATACTGTTATTTCACCCTGATAAGAACAAAGGCACGAGTTTTCTAaatcaaaaggaaaaggaaaaaaagaggaaaaaggaacgggaaaagggaaaagacgGTGACAAAAACGATGATAATGCTAAGGGGAAAGGGCAACATGACAGCCATGAGACCAAAAAGGATTTCATGTATTATATGGAGAAATACAACATAGAAAAGTTAACgcctgaagaaaaaaaaaccatgtttttaaaaattcaagACTCCTACGCCGTCCTGTCAGATAAGACCCTTCGAAAACAGTATGACAGTTCCATCCCATTTGATGAATACATTCCAACATTGACCGAGTTGGAGGAGGCCCCGAACTTTTATGAATTTCTCAGACCTGTTTTTAAGAGAAATGCCAAGTGGTCAGCGAAAAAACCAGTGCCGGACATAGGAGATGAACATacagatataaaaaatgtaaaatatttttacgacttttggtataattttatcaacTGGAGAGACTTCTCATACCAAAATGAGTATAACTATGAGGAAGCGGAATGTCGAGAGGAGAGGAGGTGGAtggaaagagaaaataaaaaaatccaGAAAAAGGCTTCCAAAGCGGAAAATTTAAGAATTATCAAATTGGTAGATTTAGCCTACAATAACGACCCCAGAATTATTGCAGAAAATAAGAGACTCAAAttggagaagcagaagaagaaagaattGGCCATTTTGGAGAAACAGAAAAGAATAGATGCCACCATGAACGAAGTGGAAAAGGAGGGTTCCCCCAACCTACCCAgcagtgataaaaaaaataaggacaaCAAAGCAGCTGTCAAAATTTGGAGGCACCATATAAAATCGCTGTGCTTAACGAAGCTAGCAAAACATGTAGACTCAGATTTGGTACAGGAAAGATTGTCCCTTATGCCGTTTGAAACTTTGTGTGAATTTATAAACGACATTTATGTGTTTCTCAATTTTAACCTCCACAAGGGGAATCCTCCTTCTGTGGAAAAACCGGGTGCCTCCAACGATGCCCAAGTTGATAAGCagccacagggggggaaagattCTGCGCACACTGCACATGGTAATAGTGATAGCAATGCCCCAGTTAACACCAACAGTGTTTATGAAAATGTATCTACTAACTTGGTAGGGACAAACGGAATTGCCGAGCAGGACTCAAATAACGCAGTGAGGAAGGACCCCCTCGAGTGCGCCAAAGCGGACCCGTCCAACCACCCCGCTGATTGCACAGACTATACGACCAAGAAGGAGGATAACAACGCGCTAAATGGACACATCGATAGGATCAGCAACCATAAGGATAACTTCCTCGTGGAGAAGGCCAATCACAACCAAGGGATGAATAGCAACGCCTCCTTTGAAAGCCCCCCCTGTGAAGTTAACCATCTGCACCAGAGCAAAATCGAAACAGGGGGTAGCGACCCACGAGTGGAAGTGCACCCCAGTGGTAACAAACGAGAAGACGAACTGAATGAGAACAAATTAGTAAATGCGGAGAAGGTACCCAACGGGGTGAGTTCAGGAGAGCCAAAACTTCCCGACAGCGACGGCTCCAAGAGGAGCCCCTCCGAAAACATGGGCATGCGGAATAACACCATGAGCAGTACAACGTGTAGCACGGCAAGCAGCACGACGCGCAAGCAGGTGGCTAGCCAAACGGTCAACCAAGTGGCGGGCCAAGTGACTAGTCAAACGCAGAACAGCAACGACGGTGGAGGAAACAGAACCACCGGGTTTATAGGCCACCTGAAAAACGTACAACTGGGGGACAAAGAAATCGAGTTGTTAATTctgatatttaaaaaatacattaacgAATTTACCCGTGTTAtggaaaaggagcaaaaaagggattcGGAGGAAGCCACAATTACAAGGAGCAAAACCGAAAAGGATGCACGTGTagcaggagggggaaccATGAATAGCAGCCCCTCCCCTGTGCGTCAACAGGTTAGCGAAAATGTAAAGTTAATGAATGAACAGGGAAGTGGTAACCATTCcgaaaatgacaaaaagaAGAGTGAAGAATCTAGTAACATGGGCGGTAATAACATGTGCGGTAGTAACATGTGCGGGAAGTGGACCGCCCAGGAAGTCTCCCTGCTTGCGAAGGCATTGAAATCCTACCCAGGGGGAACGAAAAACAGATGGAACCTGATTtccaattttataaaaaccaAAAGTGTGAAAGAAGTTATAAAGAAGACGAAAGAAATGTTCGAAAAtgaaactttaaaaaatttaagcagAAACTTTGAAGAAACTCCctttgataattttaaaaatcaaaataaaggagTGATGAAAAAGATCGACGATAATTTGGATAAGAGGGATGTAAAAGTGACGGCCGCGGAGAAAGATGGCTTGACAGCTAAGTCGGCAGATAACTTGAGCAACAATGTGAGCACTAGTTTGAATGGCCACGCGGAGGTGAAGCGGCCGTGGACACATCAGGAGCAGCATTTGTTGGAACAGGCGCTGATGAAGCACCCTGCGTCTTTGCCGAAAAAGGAGAGGCTCCAGTTAGTGGCCTCTGAGATTAAGACAAGGACGCTGGAGGAAGTTATCCTCAGAATGAAGACTCTCCGGGCACAGATATTAGCCAAGAAGGCGGCAAAGTAG
- a CDS encoding hypothetical protein, conserved (encoded by transcript PVX_123505A), translating to MKNFAFPILNISSLFILYLSSQSGLYNCMNTGKTASSAKRSNENSGVNDNSLSTEWSEKGYNFMDLVKNGYLKNEGDLDEVKDYLADELASKIKDKLSDFLKDEKIFYDLENMDDQDKKDLKNYLKDMSEYIGLKAADILNSNIEESLKPLLSNSSFASLKEAMGSTSAVDLKIDDEDDETKEEKAKEEKAKEVKAKKAKAKKAKAKKGDSKKEDSKKEGSKDENAKDENAKDDNSSDGNSSDDNADDMDVDEATEDFINELVDVYEENQQKDLEEYAQEIKTHNNLD from the coding sequence atgaagaacttTGCATTTCCCATATTAAACATTTCGAGCCTATTTATTCTGTACTTGAGTTCGCAAAGCGGGCTGTACAACTGCATGAACACAGGGAAGACAGCAAGTAGTGCGAAGCGTAGTAACGAAAATTCCGGTGTTAATGATAATAGCCTCTCGACTGAATGGAGCGAAAAGGGTTACAATTTTATGGACTTagtaaaaaatggctacttaaaaaatgagggaGATTTAGATGAAGTGAAGGATTACCTAGCGGATGAGTTGGctagcaaaataaaggacaAATTAAGTGACTTTTTAAAAGACGAAAAGATTTTTTACGATTTAGAAAACATGGACGATCAAGATAAaaaggatttaaaaaattacttgaAGGACATGTCTGAATATATTGGCTTGAAGGCTGCCGATATATTAAACAGCAATATAGAGGAATCCCTTAAACCCCTTTTGTCCAACAGTTCCTTCGCCAGTTTAAAGGAAGCCATGGGGAGTACCAGCGCTGTTGACTTAAAAATTGACGACGAGGATGATGAgacaaaggaggaaaaggcaaaggaggaaaaggcaaaggagGTAAAGGCGAAGAAGGCAAAGGCGAAGAAGGCAAAGGCAAAGAAGGGAGattccaaaaaggaagattCCAAAAAGGAAGGTTCCAAAGATGAAAATGCCAAAGACGAAAATGCCAAAGACGACAATTCCAGTGACGGCAATTCCAGTGATGACAATGCCGATGACATGGACGTCGATGAAGCGACCGAAGATTTCATTAACGAGTTGGTGGACGTATATGAAGAAAACCAGCAAAAAGACTTGGAAGAGTACGCGCAAGAAATAAAAACCCACAACAACCTAGATTAA
- a CDS encoding hypothetical protein, conserved (encoded by transcript PVX_123525A): protein MLKSCFENLVRFSHQCVRHCCKNKNEVLLIKKFSFATNGACMGPHRGSILRGFYFPFLKSHLNFILKKQISTKRRRYFKIRKHQKKKYKKKRMGLSTIPWIPTKEKVRTYKLPRQSRLINKRFMRDKKGGRRYRLKKQR, encoded by the coding sequence ATGTTGAAAAGCTGCTTCGAAAACTTAGTCAGATTTTCCCACCAGTGCGTAAGACAttgttgcaaaaataaaaatgaagtgctgctaataaaaaaattttcctttgcCACGAACGGAGCTTGTATGGGACCCCACAGAGGTAGCATTTTGCGCGgcttttatttcccctttttaaaatcccATTTGAACTTTATATTAAAGAAGCAAATAAGCACAAAGCGCAGAAGGTACtttaaaataagaaaacatcagaaaaaaaaatacaaaaaaaaaagaatgggTCTGTCTACCATTCCGTGGATCCCAACGAAAGAGAAAGTGAGGACGTATAAACTGCCTCGGCAAAGCAGacttataaataaaagattCATGCGGGATAAGAAGGGTGGCCGCAGGTACCGTTTGAAGAAGCAGCGGTGA
- a CDS encoding S4, putative (encoded by transcript PVX_123510A): MHLFNKPPKGKMNKVNRVSIICAFLALFCFVNVLSLRGKSGSTASSSLEGGSEFSERIGNSLSSFLSESASLEVIGNELADNIANEIVSSLQKDSASFLQSGFDVKTQLKATAKKVLVEALKAALEPTEKIVASTIKPPRVSEDAYFLLGPVVKTLFNKVEDVLHKPIPDTIWEYESKGSLEEEEAEDEFSDELLD; this comes from the coding sequence atgcatttatttaaCAAACCCCCCAAaggcaaaatgaacaaagtaAACCGAGTCTCGATTATTTGTGCTTTCTTGGCACTTTTTTGCTTCGTAAATGTGTTGTCCTTGCGGGGAAAGAGCGGCTCGACTGCCTCGTCTTCTCTtgaaggaggaagcgaaTTTTCCGAGCGCATAGGGAACAGCTTATCGTCATTCCTTTCCGAATCAGCATCTTTGGAAGTTATTGGAAATGAACTGGCCGACAACATCGCCAACGAAATTGTTAGCTCCCTGCAAAAGGATTCAGCATCCTTTTTACAAAGTGGGTTTGACGTAAAAACCCAGTTAAAGGCTACTGCCAAGAAGGTCTTAGTGGAAGCGTTAAAAGCAGCATTAGAGCCAACGGAAAAAATTGTTGCCTCCACGATTAAGCCACCACGTGTCAGCGAAGATGCCTACTTCTTATTGGGACCGGTCGTCAAGACTCTCTTTAACAAAGTTGAGGACGTTTTACACAAGCCAATACCTGATACCATTTGGGAATACGAATCCAAGGGTTCCctcgaagaggaagaagctgaagaTGAGTTCTCTGATGAGTTGTTAGATTAG
- a CDS encoding hypothetical protein, conserved (encoded by transcript PVX_123530A) — MRDSVDVTTLLEKYTLNFLTSLLENKKQKKVLSKGKILEMARLFCIIEIVSKNLKDNMHSTLRQIFYTNPQLFISQKVSNVTIGKLTKIVKIPRELLNIYNSPKGIIRGNVFLREKNSSPWVDCMSIFETRGHLICPFGVSDIKISPDVKYVLIVEKETIFFRLLQSDFISNYGPCIMITARGFPDLNTRQLLYEIRRCNAGLKIFCLTDYDAYDVDDVSIDNLCWLNLFPPEEGLQKKVLKDIDISKLTLRDIRMLDNFCETVKSSSKFRASEIIAWTEYANHMKTSGVKYEVDAIQDIEEHLSRRIGELL, encoded by the exons ATGCGGGACAGCGTGGACGTAACAACTCTGCTGGAAAAATACACTTTGAACTTTCTTACTTCCCTGCTGGAAAataagaagcaaaaaaaagttttgtcaaaggggaaaattctTGAAATGGCGAGACTGTTCTGCATCATCGAAATCGTTtcgaaaaatttaaaggaCAATATGCATTCCACATTGagacaaatattttacacaAACCCACAGTTGTTCATTTCGCAAAAAGTTTCAAATGTAACAATTGGAAAGTTaacaaaaattgtaaaaattccAAGAGAGTTGctaaacatttataattccCCCAAAGGAATAATCAGAGGAAATGTTTTCCTccgggaaaaaaattcaa GCCCATGGGTTGACTGCATGAGTATTTTTGAA ACGAGAGGGCACTTGATATGCCCCTTTGGAGTCTCCGATATAAAAATTTCGCCTGACGTGAAATACGTCCTAATAGTGGAAAAGGAGACGATTTTTTTTAGGCTGCTTCAATCGGATTTCATTTCGAATTATGGGCCCTGCATTATGATTACGGCCAGAGGGTTCCCAG ACCTCAACACCCGGCAACTCCTTTACGAAATCCGCAGATGCAACGCAGGCTTGAAGATTTTCTGTCTCACCGATTACGATGCTTATG ACGTAGACGACGTATCAATTGATAATTTATGCTGGCTGAATTTGTTCCCCCCGGAGGAAgggcttcaaaaaaaagttttgaAAGATATTGATATAAGTAAACTGACCTTAAGGGACATCCGGATGCTGGACAA CTTTTGCGAGACAGTAAAAAGTAGCAGCAAATTCCGCGCCTCTGAAATTATCGCGTGGAC GGAATACGCTAACCACATGAAAACTTCCGGCGTGAAATACGAAGTAGATGCAATTCAAGATATTGAGGAACATTTGAGCAGAAGAATTGGGGAACTCCTTTGA